In the Paroedura picta isolate Pp20150507F chromosome 15, Ppicta_v3.0, whole genome shotgun sequence genome, one interval contains:
- the LOC143824801 gene encoding lysophosphatidic acid receptor 1-A-like, which produces MTEYPNCFNGTTDVWSRRLVFSLGVPQLAITIVSLAFNSAVLVTAVLSKELHKPIFVLFCNLAISDLLSSSSSFWITTLFLLDPEGTVVGYRGLLVPYAFYTMSILATIYNLVIIGVERYLAVAECLRMRYRVTRNQTLSTALVAWLLAFTWGFMPLMGWNCLEKSNVSALYSPLCIDYLILITIPHCTMALILPLCTYVNIIGFLRKQKVTMVALGRAPGTYKLAELQVTRTSVFIWLLAMLSYMPFFIGVLLDSAYEVCPGDLSQGVYVFRNLTAMMISVNSLGNPIIYTLKMKKLRGRIKLFKNSSTNRIHVLAVRHI; this is translated from the coding sequence atgactGAATACCCCAACTGTTTCAATGGCACGACGGACGTCTGGAGCAGGCGGCTGGTTTTTTCCTTGGGGGTTCCTCAGCTGGCCATCACCATCGTCTCGCTGGCCTTCAACTCGGCTGTCCTGGTGACTGCTGTGCTTTCCAAAGAGCTCCACAAGCCCATCTTTGTTCTGTTCTGCAACCTGGCCATCTCGGATCTTCTCTCCAGCTCCTCCAGCTTCTGGATCACCACCTTGTTTCTCCTTGACCCAGAAGGCACTGTGGTTGGGTACAGGGGCCTCCTTGTACCTTATGCCTTCTACACCATGTCGATTCTGGCCACCATCTACAACTTAGTCATCATTGGGGTTGAGCGTTACCTGGCGGTGGCTGAATGCCTGAGGATGAGATACAGGGTCACCAGAAACCAGACCCTGAGTACTGCCCTGGTCGCTTGGTTGCTTGCGTTCACCTGGGGCTTCATGCCCCTGATGGGGTGGAattgcctggagaagagcaaTGTCTCCGCTCTTTACAGCCCTCTTTGCATCGACTACTTGATCTTGATCACTATTCCGCACTGCACAATGGCTTTAATCTTGCCGCTCTGCACGTACGTCAACATCATTGGCTTCTTGAGAAAGCAGAAGGTGACCATGGTGGCCCTGGGGCGAGCTCCAGGCACCTACAAACTGGCTGAACTCCAGGTAACCCGGACTAGTGTGTTCATCTGGCTCCTAGCCATGCTCTCCTACATGCCTTTCTTTATTGGGGTTCTGTTAGACTCAGCTTATGAAGTCTGCCCGGGTGATCTCTCTCAAGGGGTTTACGTATTCCGGAACCTTACAGCTATGATGATCAGTGTGAATTCTTTGGGGAACCCCATCATATACACTCTAAAAATGAAAAAACTGAGGGGCAGGATCAAGTTATTTAAAAACTCCTCCACCAACCGTATCCATGTGCTGGCGGTCAGACACATATAA